A window from Gottschalkiaceae bacterium SANA encodes these proteins:
- a CDS encoding BMC domain-containing protein, translating into MEKQRVIQEYVPGKQITLAHVISKPQKELCDKLGFPEAHGESLGILTITPGEGAILAGDLATKAGKISLCYVDRFSGSVVIRGEVAAVESSLKAVVSVLSDRLGFTGCQVSRT; encoded by the coding sequence ATGGAAAAACAACGAGTGATTCAAGAGTATGTACCGGGGAAACAGATTACCCTGGCTCATGTCATTTCAAAACCACAAAAAGAATTATGCGATAAGCTGGGGTTTCCTGAGGCCCATGGAGAATCTTTGGGAATATTAACCATTACCCCGGGTGAGGGGGCGATTCTCGCTGGGGATTTGGCTACCAAGGCTGGAAAAATTTCCTTATGTTATGTGGATCGATTTAGTGGTTCCGTTGTCATTCGTGGAGAGGTAGCAGCCGTAGAATCTTCCTTGAAAGCGGTGGTTTCGGTTTTGTCTGATCGTTTGGGGTTTACTGGATGTCAGGTGAGCCGCACATGA
- the pduA_2 gene encoding propanediol utilization microcompartment protein PduA — protein MVKEALGMIETKGLVGAVEAADAMVKAANVTLVGYEKIGSGLVTVMVRGDVGAVKAATDAGAAAADRVGEVVSVHVIPRPHTDVEMILPKAE, from the coding sequence ATGGTTAAAGAAGCACTAGGCATGATAGAAACAAAAGGTCTAGTCGGCGCAGTGGAAGCAGCAGATGCCATGGTTAAAGCAGCTAATGTTACATTGGTCGGATATGAAAAGATAGGGTCCGGCTTGGTAACGGTGATGGTTCGCGGCGATGTTGGTGCAGTTAAGGCTGCCACTGATGCCGGTGCAGCAGCGGCTGATCGTGTAGGCGAAGTTGTTTCTGTTCACGTAATTCCACGTCCCCATACAGATGTGGAAATGATCCTGCCAAAAGCAGAATAG
- a CDS encoding biotin transporter BioY: protein MKTKDMILIAMFTALTAIGAFIKIPIPPVPITLQLVFVVYAGIFLGARKAMMSQLLYLMIGLIGIPIFAHGGGITYIFQPTFGYLIGFMLCATVIGFGVDRMEQVTFSGLLAWSVLGLALVYVIGVLYLYGIVNIYFGQVMTMTAALKAGLLPFVLKDLLVLVIVAWTAVRVYPRVKRLM from the coding sequence ATGAAGACCAAAGATATGATTTTAATCGCGATGTTTACGGCCTTGACTGCCATCGGGGCTTTTATTAAGATTCCTATACCGCCGGTGCCCATTACCCTGCAACTGGTATTTGTCGTTTATGCCGGTATATTTTTGGGGGCAAGAAAGGCAATGATGTCTCAATTGCTGTATTTGATGATTGGACTGATTGGAATTCCTATTTTTGCCCATGGCGGTGGGATCACCTATATTTTTCAACCGACCTTTGGTTATTTGATTGGGTTCATGTTGTGCGCAACGGTGATTGGTTTTGGGGTTGATCGCATGGAGCAAGTAACCTTTTCAGGGTTACTTGCTTGGAGTGTTTTGGGATTAGCATTGGTGTATGTGATTGGTGTCCTATATCTCTACGGCATTGTAAACATATATTTTGGACAAGTGATGACCATGACAGCCGCATTGAAGGCTGGTCTACTTCCATTTGTTTTGAAGGATTTACTTGTTCTCGTTATTGTTGCATGGACGGCGGTACGGGTATATCCGCGTGTTAAACGACTTATGTAA
- a CDS encoding EutP/PduV family microcompartment system protein, with product MSGEPHMKALFIGPIDAGKTSLKQRLTEDRIWEDKTGCIIYGEWIDTPGELFENQGFFRRLLQLANQADLVLWVVDATKPMLGNHLEYRRLIETTIIGIATKIDSEEADLLKVSNRMQELGIWRWFPISNITGEGIAALQEELVELEEMIHLERG from the coding sequence ATGTCAGGTGAGCCGCACATGAAGGCGCTCTTTATAGGTCCTATAGACGCAGGGAAAACAAGCTTGAAACAACGGTTAACTGAGGATCGGATTTGGGAAGACAAAACGGGTTGTATCATTTATGGTGAATGGATTGATACGCCAGGAGAGCTGTTTGAAAACCAAGGTTTTTTTCGACGGTTGCTTCAATTGGCAAACCAAGCTGATCTGGTTCTTTGGGTTGTGGATGCAACCAAGCCCATGTTGGGTAATCACTTGGAGTATAGACGATTGATTGAAACGACAATTATTGGAATTGCAACTAAGATTGATTCGGAAGAGGCAGATCTGTTGAAGGTTTCTAATCGAATGCAGGAATTGGGGATCTGGAGATGGTTTCCCATCAGCAATATCACAGGTGAAGGCATAGCGGCTTTGCAAGAGGAGCTGGTGGAGCTAGAAGAGATGATTCATTTGGAAAGAGGGTAA
- a CDS encoding thioredoxin family protein, producing MNIKILGTGCKKCKKLEANARQAVKELELDAVIEKIEDIPGIMSYKVMSTPALVVDEKVLSAGKLLSSKEIKALL from the coding sequence ATGAATATTAAAATTCTAGGTACCGGATGTAAAAAATGCAAAAAACTTGAGGCCAATGCGCGTCAAGCGGTGAAAGAGCTTGAACTTGACGCAGTCATTGAAAAAATCGAAGATATTCCAGGAATCATGTCTTATAAAGTAATGTCCACCCCCGCCTTGGTTGTCGATGAGAAAGTTTTGTCAGCGGGCAAACTCCTTTCTAGCAAAGAGATCAAAGCCCTTTTATAG
- a CDS encoding permease, with amino-acid sequence MFNWLDKLVTLFIEGVLGLSRATALGDSVHFFFFDIIKIIILLSFMIFTISYVRSYFPPERTKQILEKVGGLKGHVMASLLGIVTPFCSCSSVPIFIGFVEAGVPLGVTFSFLITSPIVNEAAFAILLASFGWKLALLYVVCGVAVGVIGGILIGVLKLESQVEEYVYQMQMGHADIPEMTSSDRVHFAIDQVKEIIQRIWLFLLIGIGLGAAIHGWAPEAWLSANAGPDNPLAVIFATVVAIPLYSNALGTIPIAEALIMKGVGIGTAIAFMMATTALSLPEMLLLRKVIKPKLISVFVGIVGIAIILVGYLFNATAHILI; translated from the coding sequence ATGTTTAATTGGCTAGACAAATTAGTTACTCTCTTTATAGAGGGGGTTTTGGGGCTTTCACGAGCTACCGCTCTTGGAGATAGTGTTCATTTCTTCTTCTTTGACATCATTAAAATCATCATCTTACTAAGTTTTATGATCTTTACGATCTCTTATGTGCGCAGTTATTTTCCACCAGAAAGAACCAAGCAGATTCTAGAAAAAGTAGGCGGATTGAAAGGCCATGTGATGGCTTCCCTTCTGGGAATCGTAACCCCCTTTTGTTCTTGCTCCTCTGTTCCAATCTTTATCGGGTTTGTTGAAGCCGGCGTTCCTTTGGGCGTCACCTTTTCATTCTTGATCACATCACCGATTGTCAATGAAGCGGCATTCGCCATTCTTTTGGCTTCCTTCGGTTGGAAACTAGCCCTGCTTTACGTAGTCTGCGGTGTTGCCGTCGGTGTAATCGGTGGCATCCTAATCGGTGTCTTAAAATTGGAGTCGCAGGTGGAAGAGTACGTCTATCAAATGCAAATGGGTCATGCAGACATTCCAGAAATGACATCTTCAGACCGTGTGCATTTTGCAATTGATCAAGTCAAAGAAATCATTCAGCGAATTTGGCTTTTCTTATTGATCGGAATCGGTCTCGGTGCCGCCATACACGGTTGGGCACCGGAAGCATGGCTTTCTGCCAATGCGGGGCCAGACAATCCCTTAGCCGTCATCTTTGCTACAGTGGTTGCTATTCCTCTTTACTCCAACGCCCTAGGTACAATTCCCATTGCTGAAGCCTTGATTATGAAAGGGGTTGGCATCGGTACGGCCATTGCTTTTATGATGGCAACGACTGCCTTGTCTCTTCCAGAAATGCTCTTGCTTCGCAAGGTCATCAAACCCAAATTGATTTCTGTCTTTGTTGGAATTGTAGGAATCGCCATCATTTTAGTTGGATATCTGTTCAACGCAACCGCACACATTTTAATTTAA
- a CDS encoding PocR ligand-binding domain-containing protein — protein sequence MNKGFRLEDIVDILKLQEIQDRFTEVTGLGAVTVDYTGAPITTYSNFSPFCQAMREREECFRCFHSDAHGGLEAARTGKPYIYYCHTGLVDFAAPIMFEGQFMGALLAGQVRVKGDPPAWLKNQGVRSEEWKSDPEMVELQTACKLISVRKIKAAAELMFVITNYIVEQSVLSLSQEKLNEKNTKLIEEMEARMELEKALQDAELKALENQVNPHFLFNVLSSINSLALIEDAPKTSEMVYALSEMLRYTLKRSMDQTVLLKDELDYTEKYLKIQNIRLSDGIKVKWEVDDALMTTHVPFMSVQPLVGNAVNHGIFPKEDGGVIRIRALDFANRVEISVTDDGIGMTKSRLKEIQQMKKKKGQTTDSIGIWNTYKRLQHLFGSGADLMIKSTENKGTTIVMKIPKNKEPGDVEDFDR from the coding sequence ATGAACAAGGGATTTCGTCTTGAAGATATAGTCGATATACTAAAACTACAAGAGATTCAAGATCGTTTCACTGAGGTGACAGGATTGGGTGCTGTGACGGTGGATTATACAGGTGCACCGATCACGACTTATAGCAATTTTTCTCCGTTTTGCCAGGCCATGCGGGAGCGAGAAGAGTGCTTTCGATGTTTTCATTCCGATGCCCACGGGGGATTGGAAGCAGCGCGGACGGGTAAACCCTATATCTATTATTGCCATACGGGTTTGGTCGATTTTGCGGCTCCCATTATGTTTGAAGGTCAGTTTATGGGTGCCTTATTGGCAGGTCAGGTACGGGTCAAGGGAGATCCGCCGGCCTGGTTAAAAAATCAGGGTGTGCGTTCAGAAGAATGGAAATCTGATCCTGAAATGGTTGAGTTACAAACGGCGTGCAAGTTAATTTCGGTTCGCAAAATCAAAGCGGCGGCGGAATTGATGTTTGTCATTACCAATTATATTGTCGAGCAAAGTGTGTTGAGTTTGAGCCAGGAAAAACTCAATGAAAAAAATACAAAGTTGATAGAGGAAATGGAAGCGCGAATGGAATTGGAAAAAGCCTTACAGGACGCTGAACTAAAGGCCTTGGAAAACCAGGTTAATCCTCATTTTCTTTTTAATGTATTAAGTTCGATTAACTCGCTTGCTTTAATTGAGGATGCACCGAAAACCTCAGAAATGGTTTACGCCCTTTCAGAGATGCTTCGTTATACTTTGAAACGAAGTATGGATCAGACTGTGCTGCTTAAGGATGAATTGGATTATACAGAGAAGTATTTAAAAATTCAAAATATACGCCTCAGTGATGGAATTAAAGTGAAGTGGGAAGTGGACGATGCTTTGATGACTACGCACGTACCTTTTATGAGTGTTCAGCCCCTGGTAGGGAATGCGGTTAATCATGGGATCTTTCCAAAGGAAGACGGTGGTGTGATTCGAATTCGTGCCCTCGATTTTGCAAATCGAGTGGAGATCTCAGTTACAGACGACGGAATTGGGATGACGAAATCTCGATTGAAAGAAATTCAGCAGATGAAAAAGAAAAAAGGGCAGACTACAGACTCAATTGGCATATGGAATACCTATAAGCGTTTGCAGCATTTATTTGGATCAGGAGCGGATTTGATGATTAAAAGCACAGAGAACAAGGGTACAACCATAGTCATGAAAATACCAAAAAATAAGGAGCCAGGTGATGTGGAAGATTTTGATCGTTGA
- a CDS encoding AAA family ATPase — MTIIAIYNRKGGVAKTTTAINLAAALANNQKRVLLIDNAPQANATAGVGVNPSAQPGIAAWLTDSISAEKVLIHEVYPNMDLIPSDYSIDRHSPIIDRFSLSKHLSPLATRYDFIIIDNDPTLNLLTENALYAADTVLIPLRIDKFALDGYRELRRHLKDFEKETHSKLKILGILLTQYESRTRVMKGMRKELQSSLGDLVFQTTIRKNIQLVEAPFLGRPIFDYAPRANGAIDYESLAQEVLHRTKKQAVS; from the coding sequence ATGACCATCATTGCGATCTACAATCGAAAAGGAGGTGTCGCCAAAACCACAACAGCTATCAACTTAGCTGCAGCATTGGCGAACAATCAAAAACGTGTGCTCTTAATCGACAACGCACCCCAAGCAAATGCAACTGCCGGGGTCGGTGTAAATCCATCTGCGCAACCGGGTATCGCCGCTTGGTTGACAGACAGCATATCGGCAGAGAAGGTACTGATCCATGAAGTCTACCCAAATATGGATCTTATTCCAAGTGACTATTCCATTGATCGTCACTCACCAATTATAGATCGCTTCAGTTTGTCAAAGCATTTATCGCCCCTTGCTACTCGCTATGATTTCATTATTATTGATAATGATCCCACTCTCAACCTTCTCACCGAGAATGCGCTATATGCGGCAGACACCGTCTTGATCCCTTTGCGGATCGACAAGTTTGCCCTTGATGGCTATCGAGAACTTCGACGCCACTTAAAAGACTTTGAAAAAGAAACTCATTCAAAACTTAAAATTCTTGGCATTCTTTTGACACAATACGAATCTCGAACCCGAGTCATGAAGGGGATGCGCAAAGAATTACAAAGCTCTCTTGGTGACTTGGTCTTCCAAACTACCATCCGGAAAAATATTCAATTGGTTGAAGCGCCTTTCCTAGGCAGGCCAATTTTCGATTACGCTCCCCGGGCAAATGGAGCCATTGATTATGAATCCCTTGCCCAAGAAGTTCTTCATCGCACGAAAAAGCAGGCTGTTTCATAA
- a CDS encoding IS110 family transposase has translation MIYVGIDVAKDKHDCFIVNSDGEVIKDVFTFKNNLEGFTQFFSAIPDVPLDKIKVGLEATGHYSINLTNFISNHHLPLVILNPLQTNLFRKAQTLRKSKTDKIDAKLIALMLQTGNFESHTNLSYHLAELKSLTRHKSRIKENLSKYKISLVRMTDIMFPELASVVYSINQTSTYAILRAFPSTQAIASAHLTKLTTLLHHASHGKYGKIKALEIRQAARISIGSESRALSFELIQIVHFIEYYKQEIAQIDKEIKSIMDELESPILSFPGISYGLGSVILAEVGDIRRFSSPAKLLAFAGLEPSTHESGKFVGSNMRMVKRGSPYLRWALLEAARLVAMRDQTFKDYYQKKKAEGKHHYVALSHVAKKLVRVLYHILVNNLTFQPQI, from the coding sequence ATGATTTATGTTGGCATCGATGTTGCCAAAGACAAGCACGATTGCTTTATCGTAAACTCGGATGGTGAAGTTATCAAAGATGTTTTTACTTTCAAGAACAATTTGGAAGGTTTCACGCAGTTTTTCTCTGCGATCCCCGATGTTCCTTTGGACAAAATAAAGGTGGGACTAGAAGCTACTGGTCATTACAGCATTAATCTCACGAATTTCATTAGCAATCATCACCTACCACTAGTAATTCTCAATCCGCTTCAAACCAACCTTTTCAGAAAAGCTCAAACGCTTAGAAAAAGCAAAACGGACAAGATCGATGCTAAACTTATCGCTTTAATGTTGCAAACGGGTAACTTCGAATCCCACACAAATTTATCATACCATCTGGCAGAATTAAAGTCACTCACTCGACATAAATCTAGAATTAAAGAAAATCTCTCCAAGTATAAAATTTCACTGGTACGAATGACAGATATTATGTTTCCAGAACTTGCTTCGGTTGTTTATTCGATCAATCAAACGTCGACCTATGCGATTCTAAGAGCTTTCCCGTCTACACAAGCGATTGCTTCTGCTCACCTTACCAAACTCACAACCCTACTGCATCATGCGTCTCATGGCAAATATGGCAAAATTAAGGCACTTGAAATCCGACAAGCTGCGAGAATATCCATTGGCTCTGAGAGCCGTGCACTCAGCTTTGAACTCATCCAGATCGTGCACTTTATCGAATACTACAAGCAAGAAATTGCTCAGATTGATAAAGAGATCAAATCTATCATGGATGAATTGGAAAGCCCGATCCTGAGCTTCCCAGGTATCTCTTATGGATTGGGATCTGTCATCCTAGCTGAGGTTGGCGATATTCGAAGATTCTCTTCTCCAGCTAAGCTGCTAGCCTTTGCTGGTCTGGAGCCCTCCACTCATGAATCAGGAAAATTTGTGGGATCGAACATGAGAATGGTAAAACGCGGGTCACCATATTTGCGATGGGCACTTCTTGAAGCTGCTAGACTCGTTGCTATGAGAGACCAAACTTTTAAAGACTATTATCAGAAAAAGAAAGCTGAAGGTAAGCATCATTATGTTGCTCTGTCTCATGTCGCAAAAAAACTTGTCCGTGTTCTTTACCACATTTTAGTCAATAATCTAACTTTTCAACCTCAAATTTAG
- a CDS encoding tRNA 2-thiocytidine(32) synthetase TtcA: MKKLLGCIRRADTDFGMIREGDRVAVGLSGGKDSMALLKAMKLYQNFSTNKFELEAIMIGKGFTDFDPQPVQDWCDSLEIPLTIVQTNISKIVFDERKEKNPCSLCSKMRRGALHNEMKKRNLNVLALGHHLDDAINTLFMSMFYEGRMHTFSPLSYLSRKDVWMIRPMIYAEERDIIHVVKTHNVPVVKSPCPADKNTVREEMNSRMASLYKEMPAAKQNILNAMKNGDQMELFFHTVKRHK; the protein is encoded by the coding sequence ATGAAAAAACTCCTTGGCTGCATTCGTCGTGCCGATACAGACTTTGGCATGATCCGCGAAGGCGACCGTGTCGCAGTTGGTTTATCAGGCGGAAAAGACTCCATGGCGCTACTAAAGGCTATGAAACTCTATCAAAACTTTTCCACAAACAAATTTGAATTGGAAGCCATCATGATCGGTAAAGGATTTACTGATTTCGATCCACAACCAGTTCAAGACTGGTGCGACTCCCTTGAGATCCCATTGACGATTGTTCAAACCAATATTTCAAAGATTGTTTTTGACGAAAGAAAAGAAAAAAATCCTTGTTCCCTCTGTTCGAAAATGAGAAGAGGTGCACTGCACAATGAAATGAAAAAACGCAACTTGAACGTCCTCGCCTTGGGCCACCATTTAGACGATGCCATCAATACCCTGTTTATGAGTATGTTTTACGAAGGGCGCATGCATACCTTTTCGCCCCTTTCCTATCTATCGAGGAAAGATGTATGGATGATCCGTCCTATGATCTACGCAGAAGAACGAGATATTATCCATGTTGTAAAAACCCATAACGTTCCTGTTGTGAAGAGCCCCTGTCCCGCAGACAAAAATACCGTGCGCGAGGAAATGAATTCCCGTATGGCCTCCCTCTACAAGGAAATGCCTGCGGCGAAACAAAATATTTTAAATGCCATGAAAAATGGCGACCAAATGGAATTGTTTTTCCATACGGTAAAACGACACAAGTAG